A region from the Oncorhynchus keta strain PuntledgeMale-10-30-2019 chromosome 5, Oket_V2, whole genome shotgun sequence genome encodes:
- the LOC118380547 gene encoding CCN family member 1-like: MRTLILLVLFQMTTVALVRAGCPVMCECPGGPPSCPPGVSSVPGGCGCCKVCAAQLNQDCHDSHPCDHHKGLECNYGNDVGHTHGICRAKLEGRPCEYNGRIYQNGENFQAGCKHQCTCIDGAVGCVPLCPSHVPLASPSCPAPRMVNVPGQCCLSIDCHKGSSVVPPVHGHPLPPAYPPFPFMPHPAYPYKPYHYKPKDTMGNELVEVEKTWDKLRRHKHLAAWRQFGGQCVVQTTSWSQCSRSCGMAVSSRVTNDNAQCKLVKETRLCNIRPCSSMSIPIKKGRKCSRTHKAPEPLRLSYAGCRSTRLYRPNYCGVCVDGRCCSPRRTRTASVTFACPDGERFDHSVMFVQSCKCSNKCSHLNEVALPPQHWLYGDTHKFTD, from the exons ATGAGGACGTTAATATTGCTTGTTCTGTTTCAAATGACGACTGTTGCCTTG GTGAGAGCTGGCTGCCCAGTGATGTGTGAGTGCCCGGGTGGACCCCCCTCCTGTCCCCCGGGGGTCAGCTCTGTACCTGGCGGCTGTGGCTGCTGTAAGGTGTGTGCTGCCCAGCTCAACCAGGACTGCCACGACTCACACCCCTGTGACCACCACAAGGGGCTGGAGTGTAACTATGGCAATGACGTGGGCCACACTCATGGCATCTGCAGGG CGAAGCTTGAGGGTCGCCCCTGCGAATACAACGGACGGATCTACCAGAACGGGGAGAATTTCCAGGCTGGCTGCAAGCACCAGTGTACGTGCATTGATGGGGCAGTGGGCTGCGTGCCTCTGTGCCCCAGCCACGTGCCTCTGGCATCACCCTCCTGCCCTGCCCCTCGCATGGTCAATGTGCCTGGGCAGTGCTGCCTCAGTATCGACTGCCACAAGGGCTCATCCGTTGTACCCCCAGTACACGGGCACCCACTGCCTCCAGCCTACCCGCCATTCCCCTTCATGCCCCACCCTGCCTACCCCTACAAGCCATACCACTACAAACCCAAGGATACCATGGGAAACGAGCTGGTGGAGGTAGAGAAGACATGGGACAAGCTGCGCAGGCACAAGCACCTGGCGG cATGGAGGCAGTTTGGAGGGCAGTGTGTGGTCCAGACCACGAGCTGGTCCCAATGCTCACGCAGCTGTGGGATGGCCGTGTCCTCTCGTGTCACCAATGACAACGCCCAGTGTAAGCTAGTGAAGGAGACGCGTCTGTGCAACATCCGGCCCTGCAGCTCCATGTCCATCCCCAtcaag AAAGGGAGGAAGTGCTCCCGTACCCACAAGGCCCCAGAGCCCCTGCGTCTGTCCTATGCTGGCTGCCGCAGCACGCGTCTCTACCGGCCCAACTACTGCGGCGTGTGTGTGGACGGCCGCTGCTGCTCGCCCCGCCGCACACGCACTGCCTCCGTGACCTTTGCCTGCCCTGATGGCGAGCGCTTCGACCACTCCGTCATGTTCGTGCAGTCGTGCAAGTGCAGTAATAAGTGCAGTCATCTGAACGAGGTTGCCCTCCCGCCCCAGCATTGGCTCTACGGAGACACACACAAGTTCACCGACTAG